From Calothrix sp. PCC 6303, a single genomic window includes:
- the psaI gene encoding photosystem I reaction center subunit VIII — protein sequence MAASFLPSILVPLVGLVSSAVVMAYMLLYMESDQI from the coding sequence ATGGCAGCTTCATTCTTACCTTCAATCCTAGTTCCTTTGGTTGGTTTAGTTTCTTCCGCAGTAGTTATGGCTTACATGCTGTTGTATATGGAAAGTGACCAAATCTAA
- a CDS encoding photosystem II reaction center protein J encodes MSGGGRIPLWIVATVAGMGIITVLGIFFYGAYAGVGSSM; translated from the coding sequence GTGTCTGGAGGAGGAAGAATACCTCTGTGGATCGTTGCTACGGTCGCGGGAATGGGTATAATTACAGTGTTGGGCATCTTCTTCTATGGAGCCTACGCTGGTGTTGGTTCATCGATGTAA